GGAGCGTTTCGGCCGCGACGTGCTCGCGATCCTGGACGATCTCAACATCGACAAGGTGCACTGGTGCGGGCTGTCGATGGGCGGCATGGTCGGACAATGGCTCGCGGCCAACGCGCCGGAGCGGTTCGACCGCATCGTGCTCGCCAACACCGCCTGCTACTATCCCGACCCCACCAACTGGCTGAACCGCATCAAGGCGGTGAAGGAAGGCGGCCTCGCGGCTGTCGCCGACACCGTGATCGCCGGCTGGCTGACCGCCGATTTCCGCGAGCGCGAGCCGCAGATCACCGCCAACATGAAGGCGATGCTGCTCGCCTCTCCCGTTGCGGGCTACATCGCCTGCTGCGAGGCGCTATCGACGCTGGACCAGCGCGAGCTGCTGCCGAAGATCAAGAGCCCGACGCTGGTGATCGCCGGCCGGCATGACATGGCCACGCCAATTTCAGCCGGCGAGATGATCCGCAGCCGCATTCCCGGCGCGAGCCTCACCATCCTCGACGCCGCCCACATCTCCAACGTCGAGCAACCGCACGCCTTCACCGAGGCGCTGGTCGGTTTCCTGA
This genomic interval from Bradyrhizobium sp. NP1 contains the following:
- the pcaD gene encoding 3-oxoadipate enol-lactonase, with the translated sequence MPMIDADGCLINVAVEGRQSGPTLMLSNSLGCTLKMWEPQMKALGQVFRVIRYDRRGHGKSGVPPGPYSMERFGRDVLAILDDLNIDKVHWCGLSMGGMVGQWLAANAPERFDRIVLANTACYYPDPTNWLNRIKAVKEGGLAAVADTVIAGWLTADFREREPQITANMKAMLLASPVAGYIACCEALSTLDQRELLPKIKSPTLVIAGRHDMATPISAGEMIRSRIPGASLTILDAAHISNVEQPHAFTEALVGFLTQR